The following is a genomic window from Caldicellulosiruptor danielii.
ATTATATTGTAAGAGAAATATTAAAAAAGTACGGTCAACGTTTAAAAAATAGAAAAATAGGAATAATTGGGCTTGAAAAAGCTAAAAAAAATGGACTTTTATATGAGCTTGCAGAAAATACAGATATTCTTTATACTTCATTTACTTCATTCCAAGAGACAAAAATAGCTGATGAACTTTTGGGAGAGTTCGGAACAGTTATAATAAACTGCTGGGAAGTAGGGAAGTTGTTTGAAACTACAGATGTGGTGTTTATGTTCAGAGAGTCAGACAAGACAGCGGATACATTAAAAAGAAGGATAGTGTGCTATCCTGAAAAGGGTGTGGTAGAAGATTTTGAATTTTTGAAGAAGTCCTTTTTTCTTTCTGAGGTTTGTGTTGATTTTCTTCCTCTGAAAGATATTTGTATATATAACGTGACACCTTTTATTAATTTGCCTATCAACATGATTGAAATCATTTGTGAAAAGCTTCTTTTTACAACCATAAATAGTTTTTCAGATGCCAAAAAGGTCTTTACAAAAGACCTCTTTGATGTTAAAATAAAGCTCAAGTAATATGAAAAATTTAATATTTTTTAAGTGGTCAGAAAAGAGTGCTCAAAAGCTCTTTTCGGGCCTGGAAATTGTACCAGGCAGCAGGGATAAAAAAAATCCTGCGGGACCCATGTTTTTACACAAAACATGAGTCTTGGCAGGATTTTTTATTGTTTTAATAGTTTTTGGTAAAAAGCTTATGATGAAAGGGGTTTTAGTGAAGGTATATGGAAAAGCAAGGTGCAGCACTTTTGTCAGTTTTTTCTAATACAGCCTTGGTTTTATTCAAACTTATTGCAGGTAGCATTATGGGTTCTGTGTCTGTCATATCAGAGGCAATTCACTCTGGCATTGACCTTTTAGCAAGCTTGGTTGCATATTTTTCCATCAAACAGGCAAGAAAACCAGCAGACAGTGACCATCCTTTTGGTCATGGCAAGTTTGAAAATGTCTCTGGTGCATTTGAAGCGATGTTAATATTTTTAGCAGCGGCTATGATTATTTATGAGGCAATAAAAAAGATTGTAAAGGGTGGAGAAGTTGAGAAAATAGAAGCAGGACTTTTGGTTATGCTAATCTCAGCTGTTGTGAATCTTTTTATATCCACAAAGCTTTTTAAAATAGCTAAAAAAACAGATTCTGTGGCTTTGGAAGCAGATGCTATGCATCTTTTCACAGATGTGTTTACTTCATTTGGAGTATTCTTAGGGCTTATTGCAATAAAGCTTACACATGTGTACATTATAGATCCGATAATCGCTATTATTGTTGCTCTGATGATAATAAAAGCTTCTGTGGATTTAACAAGAAAAGCTCTCTGTGACCTTGTTGACAAGAGTCTTCCTCAAAGCGAGATTGAGATAATTGAAAGTATAATAAGAAGATACTCCCAGGTTACAAGCTTTCACAAGCTCAGAACCAGGAAAAGTGGAGACAGACGCGAGATTGATGTTCACATTAAAATGAGAAATTCGACTACTTTAATCGACGCTCACAACCTCTGTAACCAGATAGAAAAAGATATAAAATCTGCTTTGCCAAATTCGTATATAACAATCCATATTGAACCTGAGGATGAGAAGTAGGAAGAGTCACAAAAAGTCTATATTGAAATCCACTGTGTTCGATGATATAATACTGAAAGAAAAGGCGATGGAGTCCGCCACACAAATGCCAATGAGGGCTGATGACTCCTACAGATGCTGCAAAAGAGCAACATCTGTAGGAGTTTTTGTATTTCATGAGCTAAATTTTATGCTGACAGGTTTGATTTTACTGAAGGAGGCAAAGGTATATGAAAAACATTATTGCAATTGGTGTTGGAGCTTTTTTTGGTGCTGTTTGTAGATTTTTTATATCTCAGCTGAGCCTCGGAAGCTTTCCTTTTGCAACACTTTTTATAAACGTTATTGGCAGTTTTGTTTTGTGCTTTGTTGCAGAAATAACCGTAGAACACATAAAGATTTCAACTGCATTAAGACACATGATAACAACAGGTTTTATAAGCAGCTTTACAACCTTTTCTACATTTGTACTTGAAATTGTGAGGTTTTTAATGAAAGGAGAATTTACTGTTGCGATTGTCTATCCTCTTTTATCCATTTTACTTGGGCTTTTAGCTTCAATTCTTGGGTTTGAACTTGCGAGGGCTGTTTCAGAAAGGCAGCAAAAAGAGGAGTATGAGGCAGCATGAACTATCTCATTGTTGGAGTTGGCGGAGTAATTGGAGCAATCTTGAGATATATAGTTGGGAAAATATTTAGAGAGGTAATGGACAAAGACCATCCTGTTGCTACATTGTTTATAAACGTGATAGGGAGTTTTTTAATAGGATATTTGTCAACAAAACATCTTTCGAGTGAGTACAAACTTTTTCTGATAACTGGTCTTCTTGGCGGGTTCACAACATACTCTACGTTTATGCTTGAGACATCAAGGTATATAAAGAGAGAAAAACACATGAAAGCCTTTATTTATGTACTTGTCTCTATCATTTTTGGAATAGTTGCAGCTGGTGTGGGTATTTGGTTAGCAAGCTTTGTCTAAGTATTACTATATTTTGATTATTTTTAGGTCTCATTACTTGAAACCCCAAATTGAATTAATATATAATTTAAATATTGCAAATTCTAATCTTTTTAATTATTTTGAGGAGAGAGTAGGAAATGAAAATCCAAGCACCAAAAGGAACAAAAGACGTGCTACCGGAAGAAAGTTATATGTGGCAATATGTTGAAAATAAATTCAGAGAGGTTTGCAAGCTTTATGGATATCAGGAAGTTAGATTTCCAACATTTGAGTACACAGAGCTTTTCCAAAGAGGAGTGGGCGAGACCACTGATATTGTCCAAAAAGAGATGTATACTTTTTTGGACAAGGGTGGAAGGAGCATCACTTTAAGACCGGAAGGAACAGCATCCACAGCAAGATTGTTCATCGAACATGGTTTTGCGTCACGTCCGATGCCGCAGAGGTTTTACTACATTATTTCAGCTTTCAGGTATGAAAACACACAAGGTGGTAGGTTCAGAGAGTTTCACCAGTTTGGAATTGAGAATTTTGGTTCTTCTTCGCCTGTGACAGATGCTGAAGTAATTTCACTTGCTTACAATTTTTTTACAAGCATTGGGCTTGACAATATTACTGTGAATATTAACAGCATCGGGTGTCCTGTGTGCAGGAAGGAGTATGTGAAAAATTTAAAAGAGTATTTTTCGGCAAATTCTCAAAAACTCTGCCATACATGCCACCAGAGGCTTGACAAAAATCCAATGAGAATTTTGGACTGCAAAGAAGAGGGTTGCAAGCTGGTTGCAAAAGATGCACCAAAACCAATTGATTATCTTTGTGATGATTGTAAAAGCCATTTTGAAAGTGTGAAAACTTATTTAGATTCGGCAAAGGTTTTATATAAGGTTGACCCATTTATTGTTCGCGGCTTGGACTACTACACAAAGACAGTTTTTGAGATTGTGGCTACTGTCTCTGATAAAGAGCTTGCAATCTGTGGCGGTGGAAGGTACGATAATCTGATAGAGCAGATAGGTGGTAATTCTACCCCAGGAATTGGTTTTGCAATTGGTGTTGAGAGACTCTTGATGCTGCTTGAGCAAAATGGTCTTCTTCCATTAAGGCCACAGGTTCCAGAGGTGTTTGTTGCAACAATAGGGGAAAATAGTGTCAAAAAAGCTTTTGAGATTGCAAGTAGACTTAGATTTGAAGGAATTTCCACTATAATTGAAGAGATGGGAAGAAGCTTGAAATCCCAGATGAAATATGCTGATAAGATTGGCTGTCAGTTTTCTATAATCATCGGAGATGACGAGATTACAAAAGGTGTTTGTAAGATTAGAAATATGAAGACATCTTCAGAGGAAATAGTAGAAATAGAAAATGTTTGTCAGTATTTAAAAGAAAAACTTCAAAAATAACAAGCATATTTTATAACTTCAAAAATTTTCAAAGAAGGTGATAGGTGTGGAAGGTATTAAGGGATTTAAACGAACAAAATACTGTGGAGAGGTATCGCTTGAGGATGTTGGAAAAGAGGTTGTGCTAACAGGTTGGGTTGATACAAGACGCGACCTTGGCGGGATAATCTTTGTTGATTTGAGGGATAGGACTGGTATCGTTCAGGTTGTATTTGATGAGAAGATGGGGGAAGAACTTTTAGACAGGGCTGACTCGCTAAGAAGTGAGTACTGTATCGGTGTTAGAGGTATTGTGGAGAAAAGACCACCTGATACAGTAAATCCAAAGATAAAAACAGGCGAGGTAGAAGTAAGAGCAACAGAACTGAGGATATTTAACAAGTCTGAGACGCCTCCTTTCCCAATTGAAGAGGGGATAAATGTAAACGAGGCAGTAAGGCTAAAATATAGGTATTTGGATTTGAGAAGGCCTGATATGCAAAGAAACCTTATGTTCAGACACAAACTCTATCAGGTTGTTCGAAATTTTCTTTCTAAAAACGGCTTTATAGAGATAGAAACACCCATGCTCACAAAATCCACTCCAGAAGGTGCAAGAGACTATCTTGTACCAAGCAGAATATTTCCGGGAAAATTTTTTGCACTGCCACAGTCACCGCAGCTTTTTAAGCAGCTTTTGATGGTTGCAGGGTTTGACAGATATTTTCAGATTGTAAAGTGTTTTAGAGATGAAGACCTGCGAGCAGACAGACAACCTGAGTTTACCCAGATAGACATTGAGATGTCGTTTGTTGATGTTGACGATGTTATTGAGATAAATGAAAAACTGCTCCAGACCATTTTTGGAGAGATGCTGGGGATAGACTTAAAACTTCCCCTTCCAAGACTTACCTACAAGGAAGCAATGGAAAGGTTTGGCTCAGACAAACCAGATACTCGTTTTGGAATGGAACTTGTTGATATTACTGATATTGCGAAAAACTGTGAATTTAAAGTATTTTCTGATGCAGCAAACAAGGGTGGGTCTGTTAGAGCCATCAATGCAAAGGGTTGTGCGGCTACATTTTCAAGGCGTGAGATTGATGCACTTGTTGAGTTTGCAAAGAACTTTAAAGCAAAAGGTCTTGCATGGATTGCAGTTGAAAGTGATGGTCTGAAATCCCCTATTGTAAAGTTTTTAAAAGAAGAGGAGATAAATGAGATTCTAAAGAGACTTGGAGCAGAGGTTGGAGATTTGTTGCTATTTTCTGCTGACAAGGATGAAATTGTCTTTGATGTTCTTGGGAACTTGAGACTTGAGATAGCAAGAAAGCTAAACCTTCTTGACAAGTCAAAGTTTAATCTTTTATGGGTGGTAGAGTTTCCGCTTTTTGAGTATTCAGAAGAAGAAGGTAGGTTTGTTGCAAAACACCATCCATTTACATCGCCAATGGATGAAGATTTAGAATTTTTAGAGACAGACCCGGCGAAAGTAAGGTCAAAGGCTTACGATATTGTGTTAAATGGTACAGAAATTGGCGGTGGTTCTATCAGAATTCACTCACCCGAGATTCAAAAGAGAATGTTTAAAGCCCTTGGATTTACAGAGGAAAGGGCACAGGAGAGGTTTGGCTTTTTGCTTGAAGCTTTCAAGTACGGCACACCACCGCATGGCGGAATTGCTTATGGATTTGACAGGTTGTGCATGCTACTGTTAGGTTTGGACTCAATCAGAGACACAATTGCGTTTCCAAAGGTAAAAGATTCATCGTGCCCGCTGACTGACGCTCCATCGGAGGTTGAACCAAAACAGCTTCGAGAACTTCACATCAAGGTTGATGTTGTAAAATAACAAAGAATTTTTCACGGCTCCATGTCCCTAACTAAAATAATGATAAATTTTTTAATGGGACAGGAGTCTTATTTTTTGCAAAATTTTTACCTTGTCTTAGAGCAAAATGCTACAAATATCAGTTCAAAAATTCAAAACATATATGTAATTTTTTTAATTTAAATTTTCCATGGTGTGGATTATATTAATTTTCGAACAAAATGATAACGATTACATAGGAGGGATTTGTATTATGCGAAAGATTATCTTGAAGTCTGCTGCACTCTTGATGATAGTTTTTCTGATTATTTCTATTTTACAAATTTTACCTGTATTTGCTCAGAGTGCACCTTATGAAAAGGAAAAGTATCCACACCTTCTTGGCAATCAGGCAGTTAAAAAACCATCGGTTGCCGGCAGGTTACAGATTATTGAAAAGGACGGCAAAAAGTATTTGGCTGACCAGAAAGGCGAAATAATTCAGCTTCGTGGTATGAGCACGCATGGGCTTCAGTGGTATGGTGATATTATAAACAAAAATGCATTTGAAGCACTTTCAAAAGATTGGGAGTGCAATGTTGTGAGGCTTGCGATGTATGTGGGTGAAGGTGGTTATGCTTCGAATCCAAGTATCATGCAAAAAGTCATAGAAGGTATTAAGCTTGCAATTGAGAATGACATGTATGTAATTGTTGACTGGCACGTATTAAATCCCGGTGACCCGAATGCTGAAATTTATAAAGGGGCAAAGGACTTTTTCAAAGAGATAGCTATGATGTTTCCAAATGACTATCACATAATATATGAACTTTGCAATGAACCGAATCCAAATGAACCTGGAGTAGAAAATAGCTTGGATGGTTGGAGAAAGGTAAAAGCTTATGCACAGCCCATCATAAAGATGCTTAGAAGTTTGGGGAATCAAAACATTATAATTGTAGGTTCGCCAAATTGGAGCCAGAGACCTGACTTTGCGATTCAGGACCCTATAAATGATAAAAATGTAATGTATTCAGTTCATTTTTATTCTGGAACTCACAAGGTTGATGGGTATGTCTTTGAAAATATGAAAAAAGCATTTGAGAGTGGTGTGCCAATTTTTGTGAGTGAATGGGGAACAAGTTTGGCAAGCGGTGATGGTGGACCATATCTTGATGAGGCGGATAAGTGGCTTGAGTATTTAAATGCAAACTATATTAGCTGGGTAAACTGGTCACTGTCAAATAAGAATGAAAC
Proteins encoded in this region:
- the hisS gene encoding histidine--tRNA ligase, which translates into the protein MKIQAPKGTKDVLPEESYMWQYVENKFREVCKLYGYQEVRFPTFEYTELFQRGVGETTDIVQKEMYTFLDKGGRSITLRPEGTASTARLFIEHGFASRPMPQRFYYIISAFRYENTQGGRFREFHQFGIENFGSSSPVTDAEVISLAYNFFTSIGLDNITVNINSIGCPVCRKEYVKNLKEYFSANSQKLCHTCHQRLDKNPMRILDCKEEGCKLVAKDAPKPIDYLCDDCKSHFESVKTYLDSAKVLYKVDPFIVRGLDYYTKTVFEIVATVSDKELAICGGGRYDNLIEQIGGNSTPGIGFAIGVERLLMLLEQNGLLPLRPQVPEVFVATIGENSVKKAFEIASRLRFEGISTIIEEMGRSLKSQMKYADKIGCQFSIIIGDDEITKGVCKIRNMKTSSEEIVEIENVCQYLKEKLQK
- a CDS encoding cation diffusion facilitator family transporter, yielding MEKQGAALLSVFSNTALVLFKLIAGSIMGSVSVISEAIHSGIDLLASLVAYFSIKQARKPADSDHPFGHGKFENVSGAFEAMLIFLAAAMIIYEAIKKIVKGGEVEKIEAGLLVMLISAVVNLFISTKLFKIAKKTDSVALEADAMHLFTDVFTSFGVFLGLIAIKLTHVYIIDPIIAIIVALMIIKASVDLTRKALCDLVDKSLPQSEIEIIESIIRRYSQVTSFHKLRTRKSGDRREIDVHIKMRNSTTLIDAHNLCNQIEKDIKSALPNSYITIHIEPEDEK
- the crcB gene encoding fluoride efflux transporter CrcB — translated: MKNIIAIGVGAFFGAVCRFFISQLSLGSFPFATLFINVIGSFVLCFVAEITVEHIKISTALRHMITTGFISSFTTFSTFVLEIVRFLMKGEFTVAIVYPLLSILLGLLASILGFELARAVSERQQKEEYEAA
- the crcB gene encoding fluoride efflux transporter CrcB produces the protein MNYLIVGVGGVIGAILRYIVGKIFREVMDKDHPVATLFINVIGSFLIGYLSTKHLSSEYKLFLITGLLGGFTTYSTFMLETSRYIKREKHMKAFIYVLVSIIFGIVAAGVGIWLASFV
- the aspS gene encoding aspartate--tRNA ligase, which encodes MEGIKGFKRTKYCGEVSLEDVGKEVVLTGWVDTRRDLGGIIFVDLRDRTGIVQVVFDEKMGEELLDRADSLRSEYCIGVRGIVEKRPPDTVNPKIKTGEVEVRATELRIFNKSETPPFPIEEGINVNEAVRLKYRYLDLRRPDMQRNLMFRHKLYQVVRNFLSKNGFIEIETPMLTKSTPEGARDYLVPSRIFPGKFFALPQSPQLFKQLLMVAGFDRYFQIVKCFRDEDLRADRQPEFTQIDIEMSFVDVDDVIEINEKLLQTIFGEMLGIDLKLPLPRLTYKEAMERFGSDKPDTRFGMELVDITDIAKNCEFKVFSDAANKGGSVRAINAKGCAATFSRREIDALVEFAKNFKAKGLAWIAVESDGLKSPIVKFLKEEEINEILKRLGAEVGDLLLFSADKDEIVFDVLGNLRLEIARKLNLLDKSKFNLLWVVEFPLFEYSEEEGRFVAKHHPFTSPMDEDLEFLETDPAKVRSKAYDIVLNGTEIGGGSIRIHSPEIQKRMFKALGFTEERAQERFGFLLEAFKYGTPPHGGIAYGFDRLCMLLLGLDSIRDTIAFPKVKDSSCPLTDAPSEVEPKQLRELHIKVDVVK